One Deefgea tanakiae genomic region harbors:
- a CDS encoding DUF485 domain-containing protein, with the protein MQDHTIERIQQNPKFQELVRKKSGLSWLLSIVMLVIYYGFILVIAFSPATLGQSLSGGVTTIGIPIGIMIILSVFVITGIYVRRANTEFDQLTREVVEDAKK; encoded by the coding sequence ATGCAAGATCATACGATTGAACGCATTCAGCAAAATCCCAAATTCCAAGAGCTGGTTCGGAAAAAATCCGGTCTGTCTTGGTTATTGTCGATTGTAATGCTGGTGATTTATTACGGTTTTATCTTGGTGATTGCATTCTCACCCGCAACCCTTGGTCAATCACTCTCTGGTGGCGTCACCACGATTGGCATCCCCATCGGCATCATGATTATTTTGTCTGTATTTGTGATTACCGGTATTTATGTGCGCCGCGCCAATACTGAATTTGACCAACTCACACGCGAAGTCGTTGAGGATGCTAAAAAATGA